The Microbulbifer sp. YPW1 genome contains a region encoding:
- a CDS encoding efflux RND transporter periplasmic adaptor subunit has product MKKRIMKAAAPVIVLTLGFGAVQLMSASKPAPEKKVEEQRPVSLVYTEARQEAVHLAVTTQGEVRAHTEIELTPEVSGRIISVASSFAEGAGFESGETLIQLDDSDYRLAFARAEAGVAQAEVLLLQAQAAAQIKRQQWLELNPNKQPSPLQVNKPQVLEAEANLRSAKAELANAKLNLARTKIRLPFRGRVASRDIGIGQYVTPSTVLGRVFATDRVEIRLPLTDSQLLELNLPMGFEAGDKNSGPAVTLSAQIGQRQHSWQGRIVRTQAAVDQQTRLIYAVAEVEDPYGAGASDGAPLAVGLFVTAEAESEQEQQAVVVPRSALRSADKVYVVDENDELNIRTVDVLSTSQNRVVLAGGIADGERVVTSTVANAVDGMKVQPITHLARN; this is encoded by the coding sequence ATGAAGAAACGAATCATGAAGGCTGCCGCGCCAGTGATCGTACTAACACTGGGGTTTGGCGCTGTACAACTTATGTCTGCCTCCAAGCCGGCGCCAGAGAAAAAAGTAGAAGAGCAACGGCCAGTTTCACTGGTCTATACGGAGGCCAGACAGGAGGCCGTGCATCTCGCGGTGACCACACAGGGTGAAGTCCGCGCGCACACAGAAATTGAACTGACGCCGGAAGTTTCCGGACGCATTATTTCTGTAGCCAGCAGCTTTGCGGAAGGCGCGGGGTTCGAATCCGGCGAAACCCTGATCCAGCTGGATGACTCCGATTACCGCCTCGCTTTCGCGCGCGCCGAGGCCGGGGTGGCGCAGGCGGAGGTCCTCCTCCTTCAGGCCCAGGCCGCGGCCCAAATCAAACGCCAGCAATGGCTCGAGCTAAACCCGAACAAACAGCCTTCCCCTCTGCAGGTCAACAAACCGCAGGTACTGGAAGCGGAAGCGAACCTCCGTTCCGCCAAAGCCGAGCTCGCCAACGCCAAACTGAATCTCGCGCGCACCAAAATCCGGTTGCCGTTTCGCGGGCGGGTTGCAAGCCGTGATATCGGTATCGGCCAGTATGTGACACCAAGTACCGTACTCGGCCGGGTATTCGCTACCGACCGCGTTGAGATACGCCTCCCCCTAACCGACTCCCAGCTGCTGGAATTGAACCTTCCCATGGGCTTTGAAGCCGGTGACAAGAATTCCGGCCCGGCGGTGACGCTATCCGCACAAATTGGCCAGCGGCAACATTCCTGGCAGGGACGAATCGTCCGCACCCAGGCGGCGGTGGATCAGCAGACACGCCTGATCTACGCCGTGGCAGAAGTGGAAGACCCCTACGGCGCGGGCGCCAGTGACGGTGCACCATTAGCAGTAGGCCTGTTTGTCACCGCCGAAGCGGAAAGCGAACAGGAACAGCAGGCTGTGGTCGTTCCCCGATCAGCATTGCGTAGTGCCGACAAGGTCTACGTGGTGGATGAAAATGATGAACTGAATATCCGCACCGTCGATGTGCTGTCCACCTCCCAGAACCGAGTGGTGCTCGCGGGCGGCATTGCCGACGGCGAGCGCGTGGTGACCTCCACGGTTGCCAACGCGGTCGACGGTATGAAAGTACAGCCGATCACCCATCTGGCCAGAAACTAA